The Synechocystis sp. PCC 7509 genome includes a window with the following:
- the glgB gene encoding 1,4-alpha-glucan branching enzyme gives MSITIAPEQVERIVWNQHQDPFEVLGAHAIEQDGKTVWVVRAYLPSADSAWVVLPEERLEYQMYSVHNPHFFECTIDTPELTNYQLRLLEGDRDRVIYDPYAFRSPRITDFDLHLFSEGNHHRIYEKLGAHATEINGVKGVYFAVWAPNARNVSLLGDFNYWDGRKNQMRKGATGVWELFIPEVKVGDSYKYEIKNQDGHIYEKSDPYGFQQEVRPKTASIVADLDTYQWQDSQWMEQRRHSDPLTQPISVYEVHLGSWLHGASETPATAPNGESEPVVTVSELKPGARFLTYRELADRLIPYVIELGYTHIEMLPIAEHPFDGSWGYQVTGYYAPTSRYGSPEDFMYFVDQCHKHNIGVLVDWVPGHFPKDGHGLAFFDGSHLYEHADPRKGEHKEWGTLVFNYNRHEVRNFLVANALFWFDKYHIDGIRVDAVASMLYLDYCRKPGEWLPNQYGGRENLEAADFLRQTNHVIFSYFPGALSIAEESTSWPMVSWPTYMGGLGFNLKWNMGWMHDMLDYFSMDPWFRQFHQNNITFSMWYNHSENFMLALSHDEVVHGKSNIIGKIPGDTWQKLANMRCLFSYMFAHPGKKTLFMGMEFGQWSEWNVWGDLEWHLLEHSPHQQLKQFMGDLNRIYRQETALYTQDFAEPGFEWIDCSDNRHSVVSFIRRAKDSEEFLIVVCNFTPQPHSHYRIGVPEPGFYTELINSDAREYGGSNMGNLGGKWADEWSCHNRAYSLDLCLPPLGVLILKLNREKTATMQ, from the coding sequence ATGTCTATAACCATAGCCCCCGAACAGGTAGAGCGGATTGTTTGGAATCAGCACCAAGATCCTTTTGAAGTATTGGGCGCTCACGCCATCGAGCAAGATGGCAAAACGGTTTGGGTAGTGAGAGCCTACTTACCGAGCGCTGACAGTGCTTGGGTTGTACTGCCAGAAGAACGCCTAGAATACCAAATGTATAGTGTGCATAATCCGCATTTTTTTGAATGCACGATTGACACGCCAGAATTAACAAACTATCAGTTGCGTTTGCTTGAAGGCGATCGCGATCGGGTAATTTACGATCCTTACGCCTTCCGTTCGCCAAGAATCACAGATTTTGACCTACATTTATTTTCTGAAGGCAATCATCATCGTATTTATGAAAAACTAGGCGCTCATGCTACCGAAATTAACGGCGTTAAAGGAGTTTATTTCGCAGTTTGGGCCCCCAACGCTCGTAATGTCTCGCTGCTGGGAGATTTTAATTATTGGGATGGACGCAAAAATCAAATGCGTAAAGGTGCTACCGGAGTTTGGGAATTATTTATTCCCGAAGTCAAAGTTGGCGACAGTTATAAATACGAAATTAAAAACCAAGACGGTCATATTTACGAAAAGTCTGATCCTTATGGTTTTCAGCAAGAAGTCCGCCCCAAAACTGCCTCAATAGTTGCCGATTTAGATACTTATCAATGGCAGGATTCGCAGTGGATGGAGCAGCGCCGTCATAGCGACCCCTTAACGCAACCGATCTCAGTTTACGAAGTACATTTAGGCTCTTGGCTGCATGGGGCTTCAGAAACCCCGGCTACAGCACCTAACGGCGAAAGCGAACCTGTAGTTACCGTTTCAGAGCTTAAACCAGGGGCGCGATTTCTTACCTATCGAGAACTTGCCGATCGCCTGATCCCCTACGTCATCGAACTAGGATACACCCACATAGAAATGCTTCCCATTGCCGAGCATCCTTTTGATGGCTCTTGGGGCTATCAAGTAACAGGTTACTACGCGCCTACCTCCCGCTATGGTAGCCCGGAAGACTTTATGTATTTCGTCGATCAGTGCCACAAACACAACATTGGTGTATTAGTCGATTGGGTTCCCGGTCACTTTCCCAAAGATGGGCATGGATTGGCATTTTTTGATGGCTCTCACCTCTACGAACACGCCGATCCCCGTAAAGGCGAACACAAAGAATGGGGTACGTTAGTTTTTAACTACAACCGCCACGAAGTCAGAAATTTTTTAGTTGCTAATGCTTTGTTTTGGTTTGATAAATATCATATTGACGGAATTCGTGTTGATGCGGTTGCTTCTATGCTTTACCTCGATTACTGCCGTAAACCTGGCGAATGGCTACCTAATCAATACGGCGGTAGAGAAAACTTAGAAGCGGCGGATTTTCTGCGCCAAACCAATCATGTAATTTTTAGTTACTTTCCAGGCGCACTGTCCATTGCCGAAGAATCTACTTCTTGGCCAATGGTGTCGTGGCCTACTTACATGGGCGGGTTAGGCTTTAACTTAAAGTGGAATATGGGTTGGATGCACGATATGCTGGACTATTTCAGCATGGATCCTTGGTTTCGCCAATTCCACCAAAACAACATAACTTTTAGTATGTGGTACAACCACAGCGAAAACTTTATGTTGGCGTTGTCTCACGATGAGGTGGTGCATGGCAAGAGTAATATTATCGGCAAAATCCCCGGTGACACCTGGCAAAAACTAGCAAATATGCGCTGTTTGTTTAGCTATATGTTTGCTCATCCTGGCAAGAAAACTCTCTTTATGGGGATGGAGTTCGGGCAATGGAGCGAGTGGAATGTGTGGGGCGATTTGGAGTGGCATTTGTTGGAACACTCACCGCACCAGCAATTAAAACAATTTATGGGGGATCTCAACCGGATTTATCGGCAAGAAACCGCTTTATACACTCAAGATTTTGCCGAGCCAGGTTTTGAATGGATAGATTGCAGCGATAACCGTCATAGTGTAGTGTCGTTTATTCGCCGTGCTAAAGATTCGGAGGAGTTTTTGATTGTGGTTTGTAACTTTACTCCTCAGCCTCATTCGCACTATCGCATTGGCGTACCAGAGCCAGGGTTTTATACTGAGCTAATCAACAGCGATGCGCGGGAGTATGGCGGTAGCAATATGGGTAATTTGGGCGGTAAATGGGCAGACGAATGGTCGTGCCATAATCGCGCTTACTCCTTGGATTTGTGTTTGCCACCTTTGGGAGTTTTGATATTGAAGCTTAATCGAGAAAAAACTGCAACGATGCAATAG